A window of Felis catus isolate Fca126 chromosome A3, F.catus_Fca126_mat1.0, whole genome shotgun sequence genomic DNA:
TGGGCCTTTTCCAAGAGGACATAGTAGAGGAGAGAATGGCAGCTGTACCTCTAACAGCCAGATGGCAGGTGAGTTGGATTTTCTTCAGTCCGGAGCTTCCTTGCCAGCCTTGAGATTGGTCTCATTTTGGTAGAAGTGGTGCTCTATAGAAAAGACTAGTACCCTTtctggcttcagattctctcccttctcaccATACAACAAAGCTGTAGGGATCTTCCTtctaaagttttgttgttttttgtttttttttaacatttatgcatttttgagattgagagaggcagagcatgagcagcggaggggcagagagagagacacagaatctgaagcaggctccaggctctgagctgtcagcacagagcccgatgcggggctcgaactcacagaccatgagatcatgacctgagctgaagtcggacgctcaaccaactgagccacccaggtgccccgggatctTCCTTCTAGATGGCCCTTCATAAGGCCTTGATGACCAGCCCCATCCTGTGTTTTGTAATGGTGGGGAAGCAGAGAATTGAGGCAGTTCTGCCCTTAGCAATGGCTCAGGGAGTGCTTAGAGAACTTTCATGGGAATATAAAACTTCTGAATCCTCTAGTCTGGAATATTATCTTCCTTTCAAAGGGACAccatattttttatcctttttcttcagttttagctcttacaaGTATCCTCTGTTCCTTGTGTACTCATCATAGATCTTCCCTTGACTTGAGAACCTGTTGTTCAAACTGAGATCTCATGGATCCATGAGTGTTAGAGCTGAAAGGGAATTTAAAGATCATCTACTCTAATTCTTTAACTGATCGTTTCAAAAATTGAGGCCAGTAACAGTGTCCCTGAAGTTTGGAGGCTCTGTCATGGATATGATGACATGAGGCCATCACCAAGAGTTTCATGCCTCAGGTCACAGACCTGTACCTCTTACTTAAAATATCCAGTGCCCTTACATCAtcaaaacagtttcttttttattccatgtGTCTTCCAGTGCTGTAGTCTTTACTCTTCCTCAGTGAGACATAAAAGAAGACACGTAGGTGAGTAAGAACATGTTTGTCTTTTCAGAAGTCACTCAAGTTTAAGGATGTGGCTGTGAAGTTCTCAAAGGATGAGTGGAAGCAGCTGGTCCCTACTCAGAGGGCTCTTTACAGGGAGGTGATGCTGGAGAATTAtcagggttttgtttctttgggtaaGTATGACTTTCTTCAATGACTCAGAATCTGCCATTGGGTGTGTGTGTAGAGAAtatgcccccccccttttttaaagtgtatttatttatttttgagaggggagagggagagggagagagagagcgagaaggagagagagagaatcccaagcaggttctatgctcagagtggaacccaacatggggctcaatctcactactgtgagatcatgacctgaaccaaaatcaagagtcggacgctaaactgactgagccacccaggtgtccctggccCTTCTTTACTTACTGGGGCAGAATTGTACATCTTTAGATAGATCCCTAGCAAAGGTACAAGTGGTTTGTGAATTTATTTACCTTTCCTTATTGCTTGTATTTAACTCATGGCTGCCAGTACTATCAGTAAATGGTCCTTTTGATCTGGATAGAGTCTGAAGGATAAGTGAAGTTTGGTCTGAGACTCTAGCTTTAAGCAAAAAATTgtgttaaataaaatggaaaatgggtACCCCCTTTTCTGGGAATTGTcctaagggggaaaaatcagATAAATGTTTATCCCTGTTTGGGCTAAAATTGTGAAACAATGGAAACAGCACAGGTACTTGGTAGTAGGGATTTAGGTAAATAAACCATTGTACATCCATAATGGGCTATAGTATAGGATGGGCCTTGACCATGAATGATATTTATAGAGTTAGAAAGATATTAATGATATGTTGTTAAGTGATAAAAGCAGGCTACAAAATGATTGGAACTTGAGTACATTCACAACATATATCTATATGCATAGAAAAGTGGAAGAATCTACACCAAAATTTTACCCCTAATTGTCTTTGACTAGTAGACTTACAAgtggctttttctcttttttatatttcttaatggTCTACAATGaacattacatattttttttaacgttcatttattttgagagagagagcatgagcaggggaggggcagcaagagagggagagagagagaatcccaagcaggctatgtgctgtcaaCATATAGCCCCtcatgggctcaatcccatgaatggtaaaatcatgacctaagccaaaatcaagagtcaggcgcttaaccaactgagccacccaggtgccctgaacataacatattaaaaaataattttttttaacgtttattcatttttgagagacagaaagagacagagcatgagcggggatggggcagagaaagagggagaaacagaatctgaagcaggctccaggctccgagctgtcagtgcagagcccaacgtggggctcaaactcacggagtgtgagatcatgacctgagctgaagtcggacgcttaaccgaccgagccacccaggtgccccgaggaaacattttttaaatgcatagagTGATTTACATCATATTTCGTATGGTGGGTACCTCagtaggggaagggagaggggatgaAGGAGGGGCTTCAATTTTAGTGTTAATATCAAGTTAGATGGTGGGTTCGTAGctttttgttttagtctttatGCTTTTTTGTATGTCTTAAACATTTAgtattgcattttaaaacataaatatagaaaatgtatgtatgtcaccatataaatttatattacataacatttataaatgtcaTTACTTTAAATCATCAAAAACCAAAGACATTATAATTCGTTTTTTAAGGATTTCTAAAAAATTGTTCactgatatttttagttttaagtgTTTAGTATTAACTGCACATAAGTTGAGTCATATTTCTTAAACTACTCTAGTTTGATTTGTTAGTTGCTTCAAATTCAGTATAATTGCACGGAAGTATAATTAAAGGATACAAATCTATTCTTTAAGAAACTACAAAAGAAGATGGGGTAGCTTCTTCACCTTAGTTCCTTGAGGTGCAGAACCTTCTCCATATTCCACTTCTCTAAGCTAAGAATTTTCCCTCAACTCTTAATACTGGTTCCATCTTGGGGAGGTGCCTCCTACATCAGAGAAAAATTAGTGAACTACTTCAATAGATCTAATTCAGATTTTCTAGAAAGTCAGTACCGAATTCCCTTTAGAGAAGAAGAATTAGCATCTTATTTTAGGAATTAGCATATGATTTTTGGATACTGCCATTTTCCTATCTAGAGGATAAGGGGATTTTATTAAATCCCGGGATGGTTGTGAATTTCCATCCCAAACAGCCATTTCTCATTTTGTCCTTTGTGAGCAGGACTTCTAGTTCCTAAACCTGATGTGATTTTCCAGTTGAAAAGAGGTGAAGAGCCATGGAAACTTGATTTtcaggaagatgaagaaagagaagccCCAGGAAGTACTTATTTAGGTATGTGTAAACTAGGCGGATAGGATTTCGATAGACAGTTCACTTGCAGAGACCATTCCTCAGGACCTCTTAGGCCTGTGGAGATGTTCACTGCTTTTGTGTGGAACACTCATTCCCCCAGATAGCCATGTGACTTTCCTGTCACCCTTTTCAAGTTTTGCTCAAATGTGCTGCCTTCTCAGTCAGGCCTGCCCTGATGACCCTATCTTTAATTGCAATCTCTCCATcactttccccctccccagcccctgtaCTATCTAGCTCTCTTCCCAGTCTGTCTTCCTaacatactgtattttttttacttctttattttgtttactctCTGTCCATACCTGCCCactaattaaaatgtaaactccatCAGAGGTTTTGTATCGTTCACTAATGTATCCCCAACGTTTTGAATAGTACCTGGTACATCGCACACACTCAGGTATTTGTCAGATGAATGAACAGGTAgcaagggggttgggggagggttgAGACCTATTTATAATGAACTCTGATAACACTTTTTTATCTTTCCTACTTATCCTTTACCatatctccttcctcttcctttaaaaACCGTTCAGTAGTCATTGACAGTTCACTTTCTCAGGTCCAGGCTGGCCTCTCCACTTACTCTCTGCTGTTTAAACTCATTGACCTGTAATAAACTAGTCATTTCCATGCTTCTTTGTGTATAGCCTACTTTTCTGCATGGATCTCTCCCTGAAATGCTCTTCTTTTGGCTGTTCTCATGGTTAACATATCTTTCAGAGCTCAGCTTAACTGTCACTTCCAGATGACCGTTCTTAAGTTTTTCCTCTAAAGAAGACCCCACTCCAACttctgttcattattttcttcactgGACTTACCACCATCTgtggtgttttatttgtttttttctttgtctcctgtcGTGTTGAATATAAGcatcatgagggcagggaccacgtCTGTCTTGTTCATTAGAGTCCCAGTGACTTCTGTTGTGCCTCGCACTTTGTAGGCACCTAGAAAATATATAACGAATGAATAACAGAAACTTGTTTAGTGGGCGAAATGACCACCTCCCACTTCCATCTCtgttcctctgttttcctctgacATTTTTCAGCCTCTCTCTGATGCTTTGCTTTTGAGGAGTTACAATAAACCAGGAAGTATTTTGTATTCATTCTTTTCTGAACAAAGATAATGTTCTCTTTTTCACTAGCACTAAGACCCAGTCAtatctatattttctatttgtttcagaCCAGAATGCTAGACTTGAGAGCTGGGCCTCAACTAAAAGCCAGGATATTTCTAAAAAAGGAAAGTTGCAAAAGACACTAATGGAAAAACTCAGAAAAGATGGTCCTCTGGGTCCTGCACTTGGCTCAGAAAACCTCAGGGGCACAAAGAAAGAACATCTATCGGGGGAGATTTTGAAGAAATCCTCCCCCAAGGAGAAGGACTCCAGGCAAAGATCCACTCCTGCCAAGAAAACCAACAGTAAGGGGAGAAACTTTGAATGCAGCATATGTGGGAAGACCTTATATAACCACTTATCCCTCACTCGCCATCAAAGGACTCACACCGGAGAGAAGCCCTACAACTGTAAAGAATGCGGGAAAGCCTTCAGCTATAGAAGTAGTCTTAAGAAACATCTGATGTCTCACACTGGGAAGAGCCCCTTTGAATGCAACGAATGTGGGAAAACTTTCTATGACCGATTAACCCTTACTGAACACCAGCGAACTCATACCGGAGAGAAGCCCTTTAAATGTGACGAATGTGGCAAGGCTTTCTTTGTCCGCTCATCTTTTACTCGCCATcggagaattcatactggagaaagTCCTTATGAGTGCACAGAATGTGGGAAATCCTTTAGCCAGAAGAGCATCCTCGCTCGCCACGAGCTCACTCACACTGGAGAGCGGCCTTATGAATGCAAGGGCTGTGGCAAAGCCCTGTTTGACCGCTCCTCCCTCATTCGCCACCGGAGAGCACACACTGGAGAGACCCCTTTTGAATGTAATGAGTGTGGGAAAGTTTTCTTTGACCGCTCGTCCCTTAATCAGCATCAGAAAATTCATAGCGGAGACAAGCCCTATGAGTGCactgaatgtgggaaagccttcctTCAGAAAAGACGACTTACTCAGCATCAGAGAGTGCACACTGGAGAAAAGCCCTACGAGTGCAGCGTGTGCGGGAAGGTGTTCAGTTGTAAGTCATCTATCATCCAACATCAGCGACGTTATGCCAGGCAGCCGTCAGAATGTCACAGAGGTGCTCCAGCCCGGCAGGGGGCCCCCACAGAGACTTAAGATGCTTTTATGCAAGATAATGAAGATTTGTGTTTGAGCGCCTTCTAACTACCGCATATTCTCATGTCTCCATTTGGTACTAGAGGCTCAATAAATAGTCTTAATGGACCGTGCCATAGACTTCCACTGGGATGCCTCATACTTAATATAATACCCCGAGGATCCCCAAATTGGTCAGAAGCTCTCCAATCAATATGTTTTGTAAGTGTTTGAAGGGGACCCAGAGATAAGCattgtatgtttgtatttatttatttctttacttatttatttatttatgtataattaattaatttttttaatttctagaccACTCCATAAGAACAGGAACTGTTTCATACCTGTGAGCTGCTGTGTCCTCAGTGTGATGCCTGCcacttattatatattttctcaatGAATGAATACCTGTCTAGTCATGAGAACTTGAGTCCTCAATCAAAAGCACTTTCCAGAACTAGAGACTTCAGTAAGAAAATTAACATGAAGCTAATACATCTGTAGGACTGTAAATACCTTCATGATAATTGTGCTATTAGCTCTTAATCTACTGTTCTTTGAGGTTCCTGGAGTCCTGGTTTGGGTATGCCCTGTTCTTCACTAGGGACATCATCCAGCATCAGTTGGCTCTTCTGAACTTTGGCTCTTCTGCCCTCTAACCTGACCCTGAACTTTGGCTCTTCTGCCCTCTAACCTGACCTTTGGTCTCTAGTAGACTAACCCATCACCCTTGTTTCCAGGTTAGCGGTTGTGTTTTTGTGTTACATGTGTTTAGTCTCATTGATAACTAAAATTCCTTAGTGTAGCTCTGCCATTCCATCCATATTTTGACATAACACCTTCCCTTTCTCACAATGTATTCGTGTATAAATGCTGAAGGGAAAGAATATTTATGCCGAAAGTTCTCAGTCCTGTTGCAAGCCAGCTACAGCCGTGGCAGCTGGGTGGGGTTCCAGGCTGAAGAAGTCAGCCACAGTGAACCAGGAGATGGCGCTATGTCTAATCTCAAAGAATATCACAAAGCAAAGTTAACTCCAGGCATAGGTCATCCATGAGCAGTCCTCCTTTAGTACTAAAGCAGCAGACATGAGGCTGTAGCTGAGAGCCGGGCCACCGGGTCTATGAGACATGATGTCCTCCTTGCCCTCAACATCAGTATCTGTGAAACCAAAATGCAGACTGTCCTATCCACACCTACAcagtggaggcagagattggcTTCCTCACACCTACATCTTGAGAATTCCTGCTTAGTAATAAAGCAGTAATTCCCTGGAGCAGCTGAGAGAACATGAACACCAAGATGAGGACAGGTTCCTCGTGTCtaggtgtgttttttaaaaagcacagtgctttccttttcttttctttccttttttatttttttaaattttttcaatgttttcattttattaaaaaaaatttttttttaatgtttatttatttttgacagagagagagagagaaagagcatgagcgggggaggggcagagagagagggagacacagaatccgaagcaggctccaggctctgagctgtcagcacagagcccgatgcggtgctccaactcacggaccgttgaggtcatgacctgagccggaggtggacactcaaccgactgagccacacaggcgcccctcattttattttttagagagacagagtgcaagcgggggcagagggagggggagacacagaatccaaagcaggctccaggccctgagctctcagcacagagcctgacgcagtgttcaaagtcacgaactgtgagatcatgacctgagccgaagtcgggtgcttaacagactgaaccacccaggtgcccccagttcttttcttttcttttttttttaagtaggctccacacccaatgtcaagcttgaactcacaaccccaagatgagAACTgcacacttggggtgcctgggtggctcagtcagttaagcgtctggctcttggttttggctcaggtcgtgatctcccagttcgggagtttgagccctgcatcaagctccgtgctggcagtgcaaagcctgcttgggattctctctctttccccctctctgcccctcccctgattgcgctctctttctctctctctctctctcactcaaataaataaacgtaaaaaaaaagagtcacatactccaagAGTCACACCAAATAAGCCAGCGAGGCAcccctattttaatttcttgtacCATATTGGCATTACAATCGATGAAGGATAGAGAATGAGCATGACGCTCTCTTCTTTCATCTTGTTAATGGGCAGGAACCTGGAACCTTAGAAAGGACAAATGGAGTTAATAGTGAAGCCCAATAGCAGAGGccacaaaaaaaatcagtcccCATGATGATCAAAGATCTCATGTCCAACCTGCTAAACATGCCATAAGTATCCTGTAAAGATGTggattcctttccttcccttcacacATGTGTCTAAAACCTATGCAAAGTCTGCAGAAGAGGCAATTGACCAAATAAACGAGGATCAACTTATTGAGCCACTTTATAGAACCTCATGATTAAGCAACCTTGCAATAGCTAGTGTTGATAATAAGCATTAACTAATGCTTACCGTGGCAGAAGCCGTTAGTTGCCTAAGTTGTAGTTGTACTTTTTTTCGTCCTTAACAATAGGAAATCCAAGGCTCTTCTGAGCACAGCGGAGTGCTCAGCTTTATTTCTCAGCCTGTCTTGTAGTGAGGTATGGCTAGTCAGACCAATGAAATACTGATATATCAAATGTCAGGCCAGTAATGTGTTGATGTGTCAAATATCAAGCAAATGATATGTTAGTATAATTGGAATTTGTTGGACAGGACTTTTGGGGACACCTTCAAAGGGAGggacagctaaaaaaaaaaaaaacccttttgcttttgctcttcccttcttctctacCTGGAATGTGGATTTAGTGGCTGGAATTtgagcagccatcttgtgacttTGAGGATATAAGCCATGCCTGAaggatgggaagggagaaaagcaaaagaCTTCTGATTCCTTGGTGATCTTATGAAGACTCCATACCAGCTCTGGACTGCCTAATCCTACTcttgaatgagagaaaataaacccTTATGTATTTAACCACTATATTCACAGCCAAAGGAAATTCCTGTTAAAAGTTGACGGGCAGAAGGAATTTAACTGACCAGATTCCTCCTGTTTACCCCACACTTTCAGGTTGCATCATCCAGCCACCCCTAGAGAGGCCAGATCCCAAGCCATTGTGTGGCACTTCAGCAAGCCTGGAAGTGGTGCAAGGAACCGGAAACTGGAGCTGTGCAGTTGTCTGGGCTGTGGCAAGCAACGGGGAGAGACTGGCACTCCCAGCAGATAACTGTACAGCTGGAGGTGGTGCAATCAAATGTCCGAGTTAGTTCACAGGTTCTGGCAGCTGAGTTGGAGCAAAGAGCTGAGGCTATGTGCCCAAAGGTAACATGTAACATAACTAGGTACATGACTCAGGCCTGATTTATTGCCTTTGCTATTTCACTCCCAAGTTTGATGGCCTGTCTCacatctgccttcctctctcaGTACCCGAGACCTTTAGCACCTCTCTCTTCTGTTGAATCTCATGTCCCTGAAACCTCCATCTGTTTGCCACCCAGATCCTACCTTTACATTTCCGGTTTTGCCCTCTTCCAAGGTCACTAAAGGATTCCTTTTATATCCTCTGCATATCCTTTgatatctctctatatatcaaCTTTCACATCAAAGTAAATGGCCTTTAAAGGCAGCTTCTTAAGGAATGCAAAGATACGTTCCTGGTGGGATGTTGTGGCAAACACAGACTAAAGGGAAACAGAAGCCCTCGGCAAATTTAGGAAAACTCAAGGACCATCTACCCTTAAGAGACAATGGGGACTCATTGGggatttttatcttaaaaagataGAGTAGAGTGTTCCAGCTCCACTCTACTGTGGGACACCAATTTATGTGCTTGGGCCAGCTGGTAGTGTCTAGGGCTACCTTATTTCTAAAGTAGggcctctgggggcacctgggtggctcagtcactaaagcatctggctcttgatttctgctcgggtcatgatttcatggttcgtgagattgagccccagttGGGGTTCCAtggtgacagcagggagcctgtttgggtttccccctctctttccccccccccccgcccctccccaattctaaaaaaaaaaaaatccccaaaacttTAAAGTAGGGCCTCTGTAAATAAAAGGAGGGTTACAAAGGACGTCCAAGTTTTCCAAAATCATCCCAAATGAAAGCCAAGAAAAGCAACAAGGACAGTATTAGTTTCGGGCATCTGTACCTTCTCTACAAGTACAGAGAATATACTCAGTTACTGTTTATCTAAGTGGCAGTAAATACTCTGGGATACTCCTCCCATGGAGCTTAATCTGTAGTGTTGGAAGAcacccccaataaataaaattaattacatgTTAGAA
This region includes:
- the LOC101089933 gene encoding zinc finger protein 2 isoform X2, coding for MAAVPLTARWQKSLKFKDVAVKFSKDEWKQLVPTQRALYREVMLENYQGFVSLGLLVPKPDVIFQLKRGEEPWKLDFQEDEEREAPGSTYLDQNARLESWASTKSQDISKKGKLQKTLMEKLRKDGPLGPALGSENLRGTKKEHLSGEILKKSSPKEKDSRQRSTPAKKTNSKGRNFECSICGKTLYNHLSLTRHQRTHTGEKPYNCKECGKAFSYRSSLKKHLMSHTGKSPFECNECGKTFYDRLTLTEHQRTHTGEKPFKCDECGKAFFVRSSFTRHRRIHTGESPYECTECGKSFSQKSILARHELTHTGERPYECKGCGKALFDRSSLIRHRRAHTGETPFECNECGKVFFDRSSLNQHQKIHSGDKPYECTECGKAFLQKRRLTQHQRVHTGEKPYECSVCGKVFSCKSSIIQHQRRYARQPSECHRGAPARQGAPTET
- the LOC101089933 gene encoding zinc finger protein 2 isoform X1, with product MGVVSFHVSFSSSANSDLGLFQEDIVEERMAAVPLTARWQKSLKFKDVAVKFSKDEWKQLVPTQRALYREVMLENYQGFVSLGLLVPKPDVIFQLKRGEEPWKLDFQEDEEREAPGSTYLDQNARLESWASTKSQDISKKGKLQKTLMEKLRKDGPLGPALGSENLRGTKKEHLSGEILKKSSPKEKDSRQRSTPAKKTNSKGRNFECSICGKTLYNHLSLTRHQRTHTGEKPYNCKECGKAFSYRSSLKKHLMSHTGKSPFECNECGKTFYDRLTLTEHQRTHTGEKPFKCDECGKAFFVRSSFTRHRRIHTGESPYECTECGKSFSQKSILARHELTHTGERPYECKGCGKALFDRSSLIRHRRAHTGETPFECNECGKVFFDRSSLNQHQKIHSGDKPYECTECGKAFLQKRRLTQHQRVHTGEKPYECSVCGKVFSCKSSIIQHQRRYARQPSECHRGAPARQGAPTET